One segment of Pseudomonadota bacterium DNA contains the following:
- the ftsY gene encoding signal recognition particle-docking protein FtsY → MGIFDKIKDGLSKTRDQLVTRIEWVIKGKTIDEGVFDEIEEAVILSDAGLETTELLINSLKEKWKRGQIKTSDDIGLAMIEETEKLLLPVEEAMVIDSNRPFVVLALGVNGVGKTTTIAKIASMYRDSGKKVMLGACDTFRAAAVEQLEVWAKRLDIDVIKQKEGSDPAAVAYDATKAAKARDIDILILDTAGRLHTKVNLMEEMKKIKRVVGKEIDGAPHETMLILDATNGQNVIAQAKKFDEALNITGIVVTKLDGTAKGGFILPIAHILKIPIRFIGVGEKLDDLVPFNAKDFSKALFK, encoded by the coding sequence ATGGGTATATTTGATAAGATAAAAGATGGTTTATCCAAAACAAGAGATCAGTTAGTAACAAGGATAGAATGGGTTATAAAAGGAAAGACTATAGATGAAGGCGTGTTTGATGAGATTGAAGAGGCTGTAATTCTCTCTGACGCAGGGCTTGAAACTACCGAACTTCTCATAAATTCCTTAAAAGAAAAATGGAAAAGGGGTCAGATAAAAACTTCTGATGATATTGGCTTGGCTATGATAGAAGAAACAGAGAAGCTTCTGCTACCCGTTGAGGAAGCCATGGTAATAGATAGCAATCGGCCCTTTGTAGTACTCGCACTTGGTGTAAACGGTGTGGGCAAAACAACCACTATAGCTAAAATAGCCAGCATGTATCGTGATTCAGGAAAGAAGGTCATGCTTGGTGCCTGCGATACATTCAGGGCAGCAGCGGTTGAACAGCTTGAAGTATGGGCAAAAAGGTTGGATATCGATGTGATAAAACAAAAGGAAGGTTCAGACCCTGCTGCAGTAGCCTATGATGCAACAAAGGCTGCAAAGGCAAGGGATATAGACATACTGATACTTGATACAGCAGGCAGGCTACACACAAAGGTAAACCTGATGGAAGAGATGAAGAAGATAAAGAGGGTTGTTGGCAAAGAAATAGATGGAGCTCCCCACGAAACCATGCTTATTCTTGATGCAACGAACGGACAGAATGTAATTGCCCAGGCAAAAAAATTCGATGAAGCACTTAATATAACAGGTATCGTGGTCACAAAACTCGATGGAACAGCAAAGGGTGGTTTTATCCTGCCTATCGCCCATATATTGAAGATTCCGATAAGATTTATAGGGGTTGGTGAAAAGCTCGACGACCTCGTGCCTTTCAATGCAAAAGATTTCTCTAAAGCCCTCTTCAAATAA
- a CDS encoding cation-translocating P-type ATPase translates to MPDKFNIEIISGLSEQEAIDRLKKEGYNELPSTKRRSIFTIILEVMHEPMFLLLIAGGVIYLILGGVRDAMMLLFFVFVVIGITFYQERKTERALEALRDLSSPRALVIRDGKQKRIAGREVVRGDTIILKEGDRVPADAVLLQCINFSVDESLLTGESAPVRKTDCEGNIEMGHPGGDDLPFVYSGTLVVHGYGVAEVKTTGIKTEIGKIGKVLQTVGPEKTSLQIETGRLVRNLAFFGLSLCTFVVIIYWLTRGSWLNGFLAGITLAMAIVPEEFPMVFTIFLALGAWRISQKQVLTRRVPAIEALGSATALCVDKTGTLTMNRMSVAKIFSDGKLYDINNIKKEPLPEIFHELVEFGILASQKDPFDPMERALKELGENTLSNTEHLHYNWELVREYPLSQNLLALSHVWKSPDGQDYVIAAKGAPESVIDLCHLGENQKRSLFTHVGDMANYGLRVIGVAKASFKQIALPGKQHDFTFEFLGLIGLADPIRPAVTNAIQECYNAGIKVIMITGDYPDTARQIAKQIGFKDTGDVITGPELYSMDDPTLQSRIRTATIFARAVPEQKLRLVNALKANGEIVAMTGDGVNDAPALKSAHIGIAMGGRGTDVAREASALVLLDDDFSSIVQAVKAGRRIFDNLKKAIAYIFAIHVPIAGMSLIPVLLGWPLVLLPVHIVFLELIIDPACSIIFEAEPDEVGIMNHPPRNPKESLFGIKTLALCILQGVVVLLIILAVFYIAMYRGQGELDARALTFCTLIIANLGLILTNRSWSRTIISTLQAPNKALWWVVGGTLLFLGMVLYFPFLRDLFRFSKLHPVDLTICLGAGVLSIMWFEVLKMLNRRFKGSRLVMP, encoded by the coding sequence ATGCCTGATAAGTTTAACATCGAAATAATATCCGGCCTTTCGGAGCAGGAAGCGATTGATAGATTGAAGAAAGAAGGGTATAACGAGCTCCCCTCCACAAAAAGGCGCAGTATTTTTACTATTATATTAGAGGTTATGCATGAACCCATGTTTCTCCTTCTCATAGCTGGTGGTGTCATTTACCTTATATTGGGTGGTGTGCGCGATGCAATGATGCTACTCTTTTTTGTATTTGTTGTCATCGGTATCACATTCTATCAGGAGCGAAAAACAGAGCGTGCCCTTGAAGCACTGAGGGATTTATCCAGCCCGCGTGCGCTCGTCATCAGGGATGGCAAGCAAAAACGCATTGCAGGCAGGGAAGTGGTACGCGGTGACACTATAATCCTCAAAGAGGGTGACCGTGTACCAGCAGATGCTGTGCTCCTTCAATGCATAAATTTTTCAGTAGATGAGTCGCTGCTGACGGGTGAATCTGCCCCTGTGAGAAAAACCGATTGTGAAGGCAATATTGAGATGGGGCACCCTGGCGGTGATGATCTACCCTTCGTATATTCTGGAACCCTTGTGGTGCACGGGTATGGTGTTGCAGAAGTTAAGACTACTGGCATCAAAACAGAGATAGGGAAAATTGGCAAGGTGCTGCAAACTGTTGGGCCCGAGAAGACCTCTCTACAGATAGAAACAGGGAGGCTTGTCCGTAACCTTGCCTTTTTTGGCTTATCTCTGTGTACATTTGTAGTAATCATATACTGGTTAACAAGGGGCAGCTGGCTTAACGGATTTCTTGCAGGTATAACCCTTGCTATGGCGATTGTACCGGAAGAGTTCCCGATGGTGTTCACAATCTTTCTCGCCTTAGGCGCATGGCGTATATCTCAAAAACAGGTGCTCACAAGACGTGTGCCTGCAATTGAGGCGTTGGGTTCGGCAACAGCGTTGTGTGTGGATAAAACTGGCACTCTTACTATGAACAGGATGTCCGTGGCAAAAATTTTTTCTGATGGAAAATTATACGACATAAACAACATTAAAAAAGAACCGCTGCCCGAGATCTTCCATGAACTTGTCGAGTTCGGTATTTTGGCAAGCCAAAAGGATCCCTTTGATCCAATGGAGAGGGCTTTAAAGGAATTAGGCGAAAATACCCTCTCTAATACCGAACACCTCCACTATAACTGGGAGCTTGTGCGGGAATACCCTTTATCACAAAACCTGCTTGCCCTTTCACATGTTTGGAAATCACCTGATGGACAGGACTATGTCATAGCTGCCAAGGGTGCTCCGGAATCAGTCATCGACCTCTGTCATCTTGGTGAGAATCAGAAACGGTCATTATTCACACACGTTGGCGATATGGCAAATTATGGATTGAGGGTAATTGGCGTTGCAAAGGCGTCATTCAAACAGATCGCCCTGCCCGGGAAGCAGCATGATTTTACTTTTGAATTCTTAGGGCTTATCGGACTGGCTGATCCAATTCGTCCTGCTGTCACAAATGCTATCCAAGAATGTTACAACGCTGGCATAAAGGTCATAATGATAACAGGGGACTATCCCGACACTGCGAGACAGATAGCAAAGCAAATAGGTTTTAAGGATACAGGCGATGTAATCACCGGACCAGAGCTCTATAGCATGGATGACCCAACCCTCCAAAGTCGTATCAGGACTGCAACAATTTTTGCCCGTGCAGTCCCGGAGCAAAAGCTAAGGCTTGTCAATGCCCTTAAAGCGAACGGTGAAATTGTAGCAATGACAGGTGATGGTGTAAATGATGCACCTGCCTTAAAATCAGCGCATATCGGCATTGCCATGGGGGGACGCGGCACAGATGTGGCAAGGGAGGCATCAGCGCTTGTCCTACTTGATGATGATTTCTCGTCCATAGTGCAGGCTGTGAAGGCAGGACGTAGAATCTTTGACAACCTGAAAAAGGCAATTGCCTATATCTTTGCTATTCATGTACCGATAGCAGGCATGTCTCTAATCCCTGTTCTATTGGGCTGGCCACTTGTCCTCTTACCTGTCCACATTGTGTTTCTCGAATTGATTATTGACCCTGCCTGTTCAATTATTTTTGAAGCAGAACCTGATGAGGTAGGCATAATGAACCACCCACCACGAAACCCAAAAGAATCACTATTTGGCATTAAGACTTTAGCCTTATGCATCCTCCAGGGGGTAGTTGTACTTTTAATTATACTTGCCGTTTTTTATATCGCTATGTACCGTGGGCAGGGTGAATTAGATGCCAGGGCATTAACATTTTGCACCCTGATAATTGCAAACCTCGGGTTAATATTAACGAATCGCTCATGGTCACGTACAATAATTTCTACGCTACAAGCGCCGAATAAGGCATTATGGTGGGTTGTGGGTGGCACACTTCTCTTTCTCGGGATGGTTCTCTACTTTCCATTCCTGCGTGATTTATTCCGTTTTTCCAAACTACACCCCGTTGACCTAACAATCTGTCTGGGTGCCGGTGTATTGAGTATAATGTGGTTCGAGGTACTTAAGATGTTAAATAGAAGGTTCAAGGGCTCAAGGCTTGTAATGCCCTAG
- a CDS encoding DUF502 domain-containing protein → MGIAKHLKKKFVTGLLLLIPLLVTIYIIYLIVSSFDAIISPIIKNVTLKIIGKEIYIPGTGFFLFIIIAYITGIIASNYIGKTLLSYGETLLRKIPFVKGIYSSVKDMTDAFSSEKKRSFKEVVLAEFPLKGRYAIGFITKRTKTGEGKGICSVFIPTTPNPTSGYLILIPEEELIFLDMPVDDALKYIVSLGTSQIELPWKEKKSSIS, encoded by the coding sequence ATGGGTATAGCAAAGCATTTGAAAAAAAAGTTTGTAACAGGTCTTTTGCTCCTTATACCGCTCCTGGTCACTATTTATATAATCTATCTTATTGTTTCATCGTTTGACGCAATAATCTCCCCTATTATAAAGAATGTTACCTTAAAAATTATAGGCAAAGAAATCTACATCCCCGGGACAGGTTTTTTCTTGTTTATTATAATTGCTTATATTACGGGCATCATAGCATCCAATTATATCGGGAAAACATTGCTTTCTTATGGCGAGACACTGTTAAGGAAAATCCCATTTGTTAAAGGTATATATAGCTCTGTTAAAGATATGACGGATGCCTTCTCATCAGAGAAGAAAAGGTCGTTTAAAGAGGTTGTGCTTGCCGAATTTCCCCTAAAAGGTAGATACGCCATAGGCTTCATCACAAAACGCACAAAGACTGGAGAAGGAAAGGGCATATGCTCTGTTTTTATACCTACAACGCCAAATCCCACATCGGGGTATTTGATTTTAATACCTGAAGAGGAGTTGATATTTTTAGATATGCCGGTTGACGATGCACTTAAGTATATAGTGTCGCTCGGTACTTCTCAGATTGAGCTCCCATGGAAAGAGAAAAAATCTTCTATTTCTTAA
- a CDS encoding twin-arginine translocase subunit TatC has translation MEREKIFYFLTGLKRFTYKALIFVAISSIISFIYSKELIQLLLRVVGIKVYYLSLPEPLFSSVEIAIYAGIFFALPVIIYLALHEFGNVLGLKLVQGYMFAFFSILLFYVGSIFCYFIVLPSGIKFLVSYESSTIKAMISLERFVIFCTAMMFAFGITFEVPVILLVLGRMGILKSKTLTKTRRFAILFIAIASAVITPTPDIYNMMLLAVPMYILYEIGILLMKIGERRDKNARRPDIMAG, from the coding sequence ATGGAAAGAGAAAAAATCTTCTATTTCTTAACAGGGCTAAAAAGGTTTACTTATAAAGCCCTTATATTTGTTGCAATATCAAGCATAATCAGCTTTATCTATTCGAAGGAACTTATACAACTGCTCCTGAGGGTGGTTGGTATTAAGGTCTATTATCTGAGCCTTCCAGAGCCTCTGTTTTCATCTGTTGAAATAGCTATCTACGCAGGTATTTTCTTTGCACTGCCTGTTATAATTTATTTAGCCTTGCATGAATTTGGCAATGTCCTTGGTTTAAAATTAGTGCAGGGATATATGTTTGCCTTCTTTTCTATACTGCTCTTTTATGTCGGTAGTATCTTCTGCTATTTCATTGTGCTACCATCAGGTATAAAATTTCTCGTTAGCTATGAGAGCAGTACCATTAAAGCAATGATATCTCTTGAGAGGTTTGTCATATTCTGCACAGCCATGATGTTTGCCTTCGGCATTACCTTTGAGGTTCCCGTTATTCTTCTGGTTCTTGGTAGAATGGGAATATTAAAATCAAAGACCCTTACAAAAACGAGAAGGTTTGCTATACTTTTTATCGCAATAGCCTCCGCAGTAATAACACCCACGCCGGATATTTATAACATGATGCTTCTCGCAGTGCCAATGTACATTCTTTATGAGATTGGCATTCTTCTTATGAAAATAGGGGAAAGAAGGGATAAAAATGCGCGAAGACCTGACATTATGGCAGGATAG
- a CDS encoding DedA family protein, with product MEAYIAKYGYIGIFIGTFLEGETTVLLGGIFSKLGYMNINRVVLWAFMGTFAGDCTFFFLGRIFGRKQIGKYEFLSSKVPLANKIIQKYGNFIIFILRFLVGIRALILLLLGCTDMKKTRFILFSILNSILWSIIVSFIGYLFANVVYVFVHDIKKYEELIIPIILVSVTIFILVYRRIMKEKEKSYGD from the coding sequence ATGGAAGCATATATAGCAAAATACGGTTATATTGGAATTTTTATCGGTACCTTTTTGGAGGGAGAAACAACTGTTCTGCTAGGGGGGATCTTTTCTAAGCTCGGCTATATGAATATAAATAGAGTAGTACTGTGGGCTTTTATGGGAACCTTTGCTGGTGATTGCACGTTCTTCTTTCTTGGAAGGATTTTTGGTAGAAAGCAGATTGGAAAATACGAGTTTCTCAGCAGCAAGGTCCCTTTAGCAAATAAAATAATCCAGAAATACGGTAATTTCATAATATTTATTTTAAGGTTTTTGGTCGGCATAAGGGCATTAATTCTATTACTTTTAGGTTGCACAGATATGAAGAAAACCAGGTTTATCCTGTTCAGTATCTTGAATTCCATCCTATGGAGTATTATTGTCTCATTCATTGGTTATCTGTTTGCCAATGTTGTATATGTCTTTGTACATGACATAAAAAAATATGAAGAGCTTATAATACCAATCATACTTGTTTCAGTGACCATATTCATATTGGTATACAGACGTATTATGAAAGAAAAGGAGAAGTCATATGGAGATTGA
- a CDS encoding lytic transglycosylase domain-containing protein, protein MKLQREVDIFNLDALPEYLTLCDKKIPIYREDVRERFEREFFQLLENKGLLTIVVKRYLKYVNMINEEIQKMSLPSDLVYLAVTESYLNPRSVSKANAAGMWQFIKETGKREGLYVSDNIDERYNMKKATRSALTHLKKLYGEFGDWLITMAAYNAGAGRLREAIENQNTRDFFELFLPQETERYIFRIMALKEIILNRERYGIKIDEKDLYKPVQIYEILIETGKEIHVSILSKCMDVPFKTFRDNNLHLKKYRLPRGLYSINVPYEKWETFLKRLKEYPYISVIREK, encoded by the coding sequence ATGAAATTGCAAAGAGAGGTTGATATTTTTAACCTCGATGCCCTACCTGAGTATCTTACGTTATGTGATAAAAAGATACCCATATACAGGGAAGATGTGAGGGAAAGGTTCGAGAGGGAATTTTTTCAGTTACTCGAGAATAAGGGCCTATTAACGATTGTAGTGAAACGGTATTTAAAATATGTGAACATGATTAATGAAGAGATTCAGAAGATGTCTCTGCCATCTGACCTTGTTTATCTTGCAGTTACAGAGAGCTACCTCAATCCAAGGTCTGTATCAAAGGCAAATGCAGCAGGTATGTGGCAGTTTATAAAAGAGACAGGAAAGCGGGAAGGATTATATGTAAGTGACAATATAGATGAGCGATATAACATGAAAAAGGCAACGAGGTCTGCATTGACCCACCTGAAAAAGTTATACGGGGAATTTGGAGATTGGCTTATTACGATGGCGGCATATAATGCAGGCGCAGGCAGGCTAAGAGAGGCCATTGAGAATCAGAACACCAGGGATTTTTTTGAGTTGTTTCTACCGCAGGAAACCGAGAGGTACATATTCAGAATCATGGCATTAAAAGAGATTATCCTGAACAGGGAGAGATACGGAATAAAAATAGATGAGAAAGATCTGTATAAACCTGTCCAGATTTATGAAATTCTTATCGAGACGGGCAAAGAGATACATGTGTCTATTCTTTCAAAGTGCATGGATGTGCCATTTAAGACCTTCAGGGATAATAACCTGCATTTAAAAAAATATAGATTGCCGAGGGGGTTGTACAGCATAAACGTACCTTATGAGAAATGGGAGACATTTCTGAAAAGGCTCAAGGAATACCCGTATATCAGCGTTATTCGTGAAAAATAA
- a CDS encoding NADH-quinone oxidoreductase subunit A: protein MNTLTEFYYVLIFLTVAVLFTIAPVVIAYLISPRTRGKKTLATYECGIEPFGGAWIRYSVVYYVYALIFIAFDVDILYLFPVALSYTKGDRTYEFYSLLIFILILAFAIIYAWGKGVFTWKRRIQ, encoded by the coding sequence ATGAATACTCTGACAGAATTTTATTACGTACTCATTTTTTTAACAGTTGCAGTTTTATTTACCATAGCCCCTGTTGTCATTGCCTATCTGATCTCTCCACGGACAAGAGGAAAAAAGACGCTTGCTACGTATGAGTGCGGGATAGAACCCTTTGGCGGCGCATGGATACGCTACAGCGTTGTTTATTACGTCTATGCTTTAATATTCATTGCCTTTGACGTGGATATACTGTATCTGTTTCCTGTTGCTTTGAGTTATACGAAGGGTGACAGGACATATGAATTCTATTCGTTACTTATCTTTATTCTTATTCTTGCATTTGCAATTATTTATGCATGGGGGAAAGGGGTTTTTACCTGGAAACGAAGGATCCAATAA
- the nuoB gene encoding NADH-quinone oxidoreductase subunit NuoB, translating into MGERGFYLETKDPIIKFAIAEKFLNLARANSLWPMTFGLACCAIEMMATAMARFDIDRFGAGIFRASPRQSDLMIVSGTVTKKMAPTLVTLYEQMPSPKWVIAMGNCAISGGPFVFEGQYNLIEGVDLLVPVDVYIPGCPPRPEGLLEGLMKLEEKITGKRRFPTPEAKW; encoded by the coding sequence ATGGGGGAAAGGGGTTTTTACCTGGAAACGAAGGATCCAATAATAAAGTTTGCCATTGCCGAAAAGTTTCTCAATCTCGCAAGGGCCAATTCTCTATGGCCTATGACCTTCGGGCTTGCCTGCTGTGCCATCGAGATGATGGCCACGGCCATGGCGCGTTTTGATATAGACCGCTTCGGTGCAGGGATTTTCCGGGCATCACCGAGACAATCCGATCTCATGATTGTATCAGGCACGGTAACAAAAAAGATGGCGCCTACGCTTGTGACCCTCTATGAACAGATGCCTTCCCCCAAATGGGTAATTGCAATGGGTAATTGCGCCATATCGGGCGGCCCTTTTGTGTTTGAAGGACAATATAATCTGATAGAAGGTGTTGACCTCCTGGTGCCTGTTGATGTGTATATACCCGGATGTCCTCCGAGGCCGGAGGGGCTGCTTGAGGGGCTTATGAAGCTTGAAGAGAAGATTACGGGTAAGAGAAGGTTCCCTACTCCTGAGGCAAAATGGTAG
- a CDS encoding NADH-quinone oxidoreductase subunit D (Catalyzes the transfer of electrons from NADH to quinone): protein MNLGPQHPSTHGVLRVVLKMDGEYILSAEPVLGYLHRMHEKMAENRSYLQFLPNPARMDYLGALNFNLGHVTAVEKLCGIEVPERAQYIRTITCELNRVASHLLWVGAFLADLGGLTPFLYVFDDRENILDILESITGSRLTYCYFRFGGLYNDIDDTFIEMTKRFIERMQGRFGIYEKLITKNVIFINRVKDIGVLEQGKVPKYGCSGPVIRSTGIPFDIRKVEPYAAYDKINFEIPTGTSGDNMDRYMVRIKEMGISLRIIEEAIKKLPSGPFKAEKVPKKLKPPKGDVYHTVESPRGETGVYIVSDGSDTPYRMRWRVPSFSNLMTFPSLAQGILIADAIATLGSYDIVIPEIDR from the coding sequence ATGAATCTGGGCCCCCAGCACCCGAGTACACATGGGGTCTTGCGGGTCGTTCTGAAGATGGACGGCGAATATATCCTCAGTGCAGAGCCTGTACTGGGCTATCTCCACAGAATGCATGAAAAGATGGCAGAGAATAGAAGCTATCTCCAGTTCCTTCCCAATCCGGCAAGGATGGATTATCTTGGGGCGCTCAATTTCAACCTCGGACATGTGACGGCTGTGGAAAAGCTCTGCGGCATCGAAGTCCCGGAACGGGCTCAATACATAAGGACCATCACCTGCGAGCTGAACAGGGTTGCAAGTCACCTCCTCTGGGTCGGTGCATTTCTCGCGGACCTTGGTGGATTAACACCCTTCTTGTATGTCTTCGACGACAGGGAAAATATTCTTGATATCCTGGAAAGCATTACAGGATCGAGACTCACCTACTGCTATTTCCGTTTTGGCGGACTCTATAATGATATTGACGACACGTTTATCGAAATGACAAAAAGGTTTATTGAACGGATGCAGGGGCGTTTCGGGATATATGAGAAACTCATCACCAAGAACGTGATCTTCATCAACAGGGTTAAGGATATAGGTGTTCTGGAGCAAGGCAAGGTACCCAAGTATGGGTGCTCAGGACCAGTCATCAGGAGCACTGGCATCCCCTTCGACATAAGGAAGGTTGAACCCTATGCAGCATATGACAAGATCAATTTTGAGATTCCTACCGGTACATCCGGTGATAATATGGACCGGTACATGGTCCGGATAAAAGAGATGGGAATAAGCCTCCGCATTATCGAGGAGGCTATTAAAAAACTCCCCTCAGGACCATTTAAAGCTGAGAAAGTGCCAAAAAAGCTAAAACCGCCTAAGGGCGATGTTTATCATACCGTGGAATCACCGCGGGGTGAAACCGGTGTCTATATCGTGAGCGATGGGAGCGATACGCCTTACAGGATGCGATGGAGGGTGCCTTCATTCTCGAACCTGATGACCTTCCCCTCTCTTGCACAGGGGATACTCATCGCAGATGCCATTGCGACCCTGGGGAGTTATGATATTGTTATTCCGGAGATAGACAGGTGA
- the nuoH gene encoding NADH-quinone oxidoreductase subunit NuoH: MNEIIDIIGKETARTIIGLVGVIILVVINALILTWAERKVAGHMQRRIAAKEVGPFGLIQPIADSLKLLGKELLTPVNVERPLYFLAPTLIFIPVLVSFIVIPFDACLQVKDINVGILVILAFSSLSTLSILIAGWGSNNKYSLIGAVRSVAQNIAYEIPLLLSLLSIVIIASSLSLRDIVEAQKGMWFVIYQPFAFLIYFIAGVAETNRTPFDLPEAESELVAGFHTEYSGMRFAIFFLAEYTNIMIISAIATTFFLGGYLGPVLPGIVWFLIKTYFLVFVILWFRWTFPRVRFDQLLNFSWKILIPVSFANLLVTGGILKL; the protein is encoded by the coding sequence ATGAATGAGATTATAGATATAATAGGTAAAGAAACGGCAAGGACAATTATCGGTCTTGTCGGGGTCATTATCCTTGTAGTGATTAATGCCCTTATACTCACATGGGCCGAACGGAAGGTTGCAGGACATATGCAGCGAAGGATAGCTGCTAAAGAAGTGGGTCCCTTCGGCCTCATTCAGCCCATCGCAGATAGTCTCAAGCTTCTTGGAAAGGAACTTCTCACACCTGTAAATGTAGAAAGACCGTTGTACTTCCTTGCCCCTACCTTAATATTTATTCCTGTCCTTGTATCTTTTATCGTTATCCCCTTTGATGCATGTTTGCAGGTAAAGGATATTAATGTGGGGATACTGGTGATTCTAGCTTTTTCATCTTTGTCGACGCTTTCGATCCTCATTGCAGGATGGGGTTCAAACAATAAATATTCCCTCATCGGAGCGGTGAGAAGCGTGGCGCAGAATATTGCTTATGAGATACCGCTTTTGCTCTCGCTTCTCTCCATTGTGATAATTGCAAGTTCCCTTTCTTTGAGAGACATAGTGGAAGCTCAGAAGGGTATGTGGTTTGTCATCTATCAGCCCTTTGCATTTCTTATCTATTTTATTGCCGGTGTGGCCGAAACGAATAGAACGCCTTTCGATCTGCCCGAGGCAGAAAGCGAGCTTGTTGCCGGTTTCCATACGGAGTATTCGGGTATGCGCTTTGCCATCTTTTTCCTTGCCGAATATACGAACATCATGATTATCAGTGCCATTGCGACGACATTTTTCCTTGGCGGTTATCTTGGACCGGTTCTTCCCGGTATCGTCTGGTTCCTTATAAAAACGTACTTCCTTGTCTTCGTTATCCTCTGGTTCCGCTGGACATTCCCGCGAGTCAGGTTTGATCAATTGTTGAATTTCTCCTGGAAGATACTGATACCTGTTTCCTTTGCGAACTTGCTTGTCACAGGAGGGATCCTCAAATTATGA
- a CDS encoding 4Fe-4S dicluster domain-containing protein, with protein MRYVLDIIKGAISLLVGMGVTIKAFFSPVVTVQYPRKVINITPRFRGHTKLVADSENPDRPSCIVCGMCVKNCPSGSIKKVEGEKKEGEKKKTATEYILDFTTCSQCGICVETCPVDALTFSADYNLAGFKREDFHFDLVKEFEERKTR; from the coding sequence ATGAGATACGTTCTGGATATCATAAAGGGTGCTATTTCGCTCCTCGTCGGTATGGGCGTGACCATCAAAGCCTTCTTTAGTCCTGTTGTCACGGTCCAGTACCCGAGAAAGGTCATAAATATTACGCCCCGATTCAGGGGCCACACAAAACTTGTGGCAGACAGCGAAAATCCGGACAGGCCAAGCTGCATAGTGTGCGGCATGTGTGTGAAAAACTGTCCGTCCGGCTCGATAAAAAAGGTGGAAGGCGAAAAGAAAGAAGGCGAAAAGAAAAAGACCGCCACAGAATATATATTAGATTTTACAACCTGCAGCCAGTGTGGAATATGTGTTGAAACATGCCCTGTTGACGCACTTACCTTCTCGGCGGATTATAACCTTGCAGGTTTTAAAAGGGAGGATTTCCATTTCGACCTCGTGAAGGAATTTGAGGAGAGGAAGACAAGGTAA